TAGAAAACCATTTCGTTGCTAGGCAGCGTGGTGGCCGTGCCTTTGGTTTTCATCACCTCTTTGTCGTCGAGCGTGAGCAAAGTAAACTCCCGCATCAGCATACTCCCCGACTTGACGAGTTTGGCGTACGGTTTTTTGTCGACGGTGATGACGTCGCCTTTGAAGCTCACGTTCTGCGCCTGGGCAGTTAGGGCCCACACGGCCATCAGCAGCGTGGTGATGCCGGCACGCAGGGCGTGGCGGGTACGGGTACTGGACTTCATGAAATGAGATGTGAAATATGGATATGAAACAAAATGTGAAACAGCAATAGCTCAGCGGGCGGCCCCTACCCAATTATCATTCCTACTCTTTTTGCCCGCCTGCACGAACGGCCCGTACGGGCCTTGAAAGCGACGCACAAACCTCGTCATTTTCATTCATCTTGTGCCTAGCCCGCCCAGATGCTGTTACCAGCTGACTATCCTGTATTTGCCCGGCCGGCGCTGTCGGGCTTTCCATAATAACCGAATACCTGAATACTAGTAGCTTTACCCGATGCTCTCCGTTTTTCAGACCTACCTTCAGCTCGGGTTTCATCACATATTTAACCTGCAGGCCTACGACCACCTCGTGTTCCTACTGGCCTTGTGTGCCCCGTACGTGTTGCAGGATTGGCGGCGGGTGGTGGCCCTGGTGACTAGCTTCACGGTGGGCCACTCCATCACGCTGGCCCTGGCTACGCTGGGCTTTGTGCGGTATAACGCCCAGCTGATTGAGCTGCTGATTCCGATTACTATTCTGCTGACTTGCCTGGTCAACCTGGCCCAGGCCGGCAAGGCCAGTGCGCGCCCCGTGAGCCGGCGCCAGCCCGATTTCGTCATTCTGAACCTGCCCAACCTGCTGGCGGCGGGCTTCGGTCTGGTTCACGGCCTGGGCTTTTCCAACTATCTGCGCGAGCTGCTGGGGCGCCAAAATCGCCTGGCCCTGGAGCTGCTCAGCTTCAACTTGGGTGTAGAGCTGGGCCAACTGCTCATCGTTTCGCTTATTCTGCTACTGGGCTTTGTGCTGCTTCGGGTGCTGCAAGTAGCCCGCCGCGACTGGCTGCTGGTTACCAGCGGGGCGGCGCTGGGCATTGCGGTGGTATTGCTCCTGGCTCAGCTGCGCTAGCAGCCGCACTCCGCGGAACGGAAGCCTTGAAGTTTGGCGTTTCGGGCGGGCTGCGGGTGCAGCTTTGGCTACAGCGGCTGCGTCTTTTCCGGCCTCGCATCCCACCGGATGCGTATCTTCGCTGCTTTCCTGTTCAGACCTCTTTTCTCCTTCTTCTTCACGGCATGATGAAGACCTTTTTGTGGGCAGCCAGCCTGGCTGCGCTGCTGGCCGGGCCGGCGCTGGCCCAAAACACCAATTCCGGCACCGACAAGTTTGCTCAGCTGGAAACCCTGCTGCCCACGCCCAACTCCTACCGCACCGCTTCGGGCGCGCCCGGCACCGACTACTGGCAGCAGCGCGCCGACTACAGCATCCGGGTACGGCTGGACGACGACAAGCAGGCCATCAGCGGCGACGAGGACATTACCTACACCAACCTCTCGCCCGACGTGCTGACCTACCTCTGGGTGCAGCTCGACCAGAATATCCTGGACAAAAACTCCATTACCACCGCCACCCAAACCGGGCAGATTCAGGACCGGATGCCGTTTCAGGCGCTGGATTATCTGGTGCGCAGCGACTTTGACGGGGGCTTTAAGATTGCCGAGGTGAAGCTGAAGGGCGGCAAGGCCCTGCCCTACGTCGTCAACCACACTATGATGCGCGTGGACCTGCCCACGCCCCTGCGGCCCAAGCAGGCCGTCACGTTCAGCATCCGGTGGAGCTACAACATCAACGACCAGCTCAAGTTCGTTCAGCGCAGCGGCTACGAATACTTCCCGGAGGACAAAAACTACCTCTACGAAATTGCCCAGTTCTACCCGCGCATGGCCGTGTACTCCGACAACCAAGGCTGGCAGCACAAGCAGTTTCTAGGCAATGGGGAGTTTGCTCTGCCCTTCGGGGACTACCGCGTGAGCATCACCGTGCCCGCCGACCACGTGGTGGGCGCCACGGGCGTGCTGCAAAACCCCACCGAAGTGCTCAGCGGCGCCCAGCGCCAGCGCTTGGAGCAAGCCAAAACCGCCAAGCGCCCCGTGCTGATTGTGGCCCCGGAGGAAGCCGAGCAGGCCGAGAAGGGCCGGGCCAAGGGCACCAAAACCTGGACCTACGCCGCCCGCAACGTGCGCGACTTTGCCTGGGCGTCTAGCCGCAAGTTTATCTGGGATGCCATGCAGATTCGGCAGGACGGCAAGCCGGTGCTGTGCATGAGCTACTACCCCAAGGAAGGCAACCCGCTCTGGGGCAAGTACTCCACCGAAGTGGTGGCCCACACCATCAAGACCTACTCCAAGTACACCATCCCCTACGAGTACCCGGTGGCTATTTCGGTGCACGGGCCGGTGGGCGGCATGGAGTACCCCATGATTTGCTTCAACGGCGGCCGCCCCGAGAAAGACGGCACCTACTCCGCCGACCGGAAATACGGGATGATTTCGGTGATTATTCACGAGGTGGGGCACAACTTCTTCCCCATGATTGTGAATTCCGACGAGCGGCAGTGGACCTGGATGGACGAGGGCCTGAATTCCTTCGTGCAGTTTCTGAGTGAGCAGGAATGGGAGCGAAACTACCCTTCGCGCCGCGGCGAGCCAGCCAAGATGGTGGACTACATGCGCACGGCCGCCAACCTGCAAAACCCGATTATGACCAACTCGGAGTCTGTTTTGCAGCTCGGCAACAACGCCTACGGCAAGCCCGCCACTGGCCTCAACATCCTGCGCGAGACCATCATGGGCCGGCAGCTGTTCGACTACGCCTTCAAGGAATATGCCCGCCGCTGGGCCTACAAGCACCCCACGCCCGCCGACTTCTTCCGGACCATGGAAGACGCCTCGGGTGTAGACCTAGACTGGTTCTGGCGCGGCTGGTTTTACACCACCGAGCACACCGACCTGGTCATCGACGGCGTGAAGTGGTACACGGTGGACTCCAAGAACCCCGAAATTGAAAACGCCCGCAAGCGGGAGCTGATCAACAAGGCCCCGCAGAGCATTTCGCAGCAGCGCAACCTCCAGGACATTCCGCGCACGCTGGTGGATGAGAAGCCGGAGCTGAAGGACTTCTACAACTCCTACGACCCGCTGGCCACCACCGACGCCGACCGGCAACGCTACCAGCAGTTTGTGCAGAAGCTGACGCCCGAGCAACAAAAGCGCCTGAGCGCCGGCCTGCATTTCTACGAGGTCAGCCTCAAAAACAAGGGCGGCCTCACCATGCCCGTCATCGTGCAGATGACTTATGAGGATGGCAAACAGGAAGTGGTAAACATTCCGGCCGAAATCTGGCGGCGCAACAACGCCGAAGTCACCAAGGTGTTTGTCACCGAAAAGCCCGTGGTGAGCTTCGTGCTGGACCCTTTCCAGCAAACCGCCGACACCGACCTGGGCAACAACGCCTGGCCCCAGCGGGCCGTGCCCTCGCGCTTCGAGCTGTTCGAGATGCAGCAGCGCCCCCAGCCCAACCCCATGCAGCAGCGCAATGCCGCCCAGCAGCCCGCCGGCACCGGCAGCAGCTCAGGCGGCGGGACCAACTAGCTCGTCATTCCGAGCAGAGCGACGAATCTGAGTTGACCACAACGAAAGCCCCGGACGCTTCGGCATCCGGGGCTTTTGCGTAATTTGAAAAGCAAACCTCACCGCTATGAGCATTAACTGGCGCGACCGTATCCACTCCGACCCGGCTATTCTGCTGGGCAAGCCGGTGATTAAGGGCACCCGCATTTCGGTGGAGCTGCTGCTGAACTGGCTTGCCAACGGCTGGACAGAGACCGAAATATTTGAGAGCTATCCACACATCACCCGCGAAGACCTGCAAGCCATGTTTGCCTTTTTAGCTGAGATGAATCAGCAGGCACTTGGAGTTCCGGCCGATTCCTCTGTACGACAGTCAGCTTAATAATGCAGTTGCTTACAGACGAGAACTTTCCACTGACTAGTGTGAGGTTGTTGCGGCAAGCGGGGTACGATGTACTGGCTATTCAAGAGAGTAATCCTGGAATAGCTAATATAACTGTGTTAGCTTAGGCTGTAGCCGAAAGCCGAATTCTTCTCACGTTTGACCGTGATTATGGTGAGTTGATATATCGTCACCGGGGGCCTGCTCCGCCAGCTATCCTGTATTTTCGGTGAGGTCCGTACACTGCAAACGAACTGGCACAGGCCGTCCTTTCTATATTAAAAGGCTCGCCAACCGATTTATTAGGCCATTTCGTTATTCTCACTCCTCAAAGCGTTCGGCGTAAACCTCTACCTTAACTTTCATTCTATGGGAATTCTCGACGGCCTCCTGGGCAATGCCTCCGAAAGCGACGCCCAAACCATTCAGCTCGAACTCAGCCAGCTGCTCGCGCCCGGCGAAACCGTGCGCGGCGCCTACGCCGTTATCCGCGACCTGCTGGTGTTTACCACCAAACGCCTGATTCTGGTGGACAAGCAGGGCGTAACGGGCAAGAAGCGGGAGTACGTGAGCATCCCGTACCGCAGCGTCGAGCGGTTCTCGATGGAGACGACCGGCCACTTTGACCTAGACGCGGAGCTGAAAATTTGGGTGCGGGGGCAAGCGGACCCCATCAGCAAGAGCTTCCGCAACGACAAAGCCATTCACGACGTGTACCGCGCGCTGAGCGAGTATGCGCTATAAAGCAACGACCCCGAAGTATAACTACGGGGTCGTTGCTTTCACGGGGTTTTCTGCTCTACCCGCCTACCACCGGCGCATCGGGTGCAGGTACCGAGGGATTGTACTGAGGAGTGGAGGTTTGCTGCTCGGCTTTGCGCTTACCAGGCGCATCTTTCACGTCATTGCGCTTGTAGGGGCGGATGATGAGGCGCAGGGCTTTGTCGGAGCTGAAGTAGCTGATGGCCCAGCCCACCAGCGTCACGGCCTTGTTGCGGAAGCCTACCAGCGTCATCAAGTGCACGAACAGCCAAGTCAGCCAGCCCAGAAAGCCACCGAAGTGCCGGTCGCCGGGCAGGTCGACCACCGCGCGGTTGCGGCCTACGATGGCCATGCTGCCCTTGTTGAAGTATTTGAACGGCTTCAGTGCCTCGCCGGCCAGCAGGCGTTTGAAGTTATCGGCCAGCTGCTCAGCTTGCTGAATAGCTACGGGTGCCAGCATGGGGTAGCCGCGGGGCATTTCGTCGGTTGCCATATTGGCCACGTCGCCAATGGCGTACACGTTGGAGAAGCCCACCACGCGGTTCACGGTGTCCACGTTGATGCGCTTGTTGCGAGCTACCACCTGTTCGGGCAAGCCCTGTACGGCGGCGCCGTTCACGCCGGCGGCCCAAATCAGGTTTTCAGTGCGAATAAACTCAGTGTCCGACACATAGGCCTTGCAGTCCTCGAACCGCTTCACCGACGTGTTCAGGCGCACATGAATGCCCATTTCTTCGAGGTATTCCTTGGCTTTTTCCTGAGCGTATTTCGACATGGGCCCCAGCACCTCGGCCCCGGCTTCGACCAGGTAGATTTCCATCTTCTTCAGGTCCAGCTCGGGGTAGTCTTTGGGCAGCACATCCTTGCGCATCTCGGCCAGGGAACCGCAGATTTCGACGCCCGTGGGGCCACCACCTACCACTACCACGTTCATCAGGGCCTGGCGGGCGCCGGGGTCGGAAGTGAGCAGGGCCTTCTCGAAGTTCTGGAACAGGTAGCTCCGCAGGTTCAGGGCATTAGGAATGCTCTTGA
This region of Hymenobacter sp. YIM 151500-1 genomic DNA includes:
- a CDS encoding DUF433 domain-containing protein, translated to MSINWRDRIHSDPAILLGKPVIKGTRISVELLLNWLANGWTETEIFESYPHITREDLQAMFAFLAEMNQQALGVPADSSVRQSA
- a CDS encoding NAD(P)/FAD-dependent oxidoreductase gives rise to the protein MDTNLPVTSQPRIVIIGCGFAGLRLAKDLADAPVQVVVIDRNNYHNFQPLLYQVATGALEADSIAYPIRKIFAGQQNFFYRMADVQRVDPDRNTVVTNIGDIRYDHLVIATGSLTNFFGLESIERNAMQIKSIPNALNLRSYLFQNFEKALLTSDPGARQALMNVVVVGGGPTGVEICGSLAEMRKDVLPKDYPELDLKKMEIYLVEAGAEVLGPMSKYAQEKAKEYLEEMGIHVRLNTSVKRFEDCKAYVSDTEFIRTENLIWAAGVNGAAVQGLPEQVVARNKRINVDTVNRVVGFSNVYAIGDVANMATDEMPRGYPMLAPVAIQQAEQLADNFKRLLAGEALKPFKYFNKGSMAIVGRNRAVVDLPGDRHFGGFLGWLTWLFVHLMTLVGFRNKAVTLVGWAISYFSSDKALRLIIRPYKRNDVKDAPGKRKAEQQTSTPQYNPSVPAPDAPVVGG
- a CDS encoding HupE/UreJ family protein, with amino-acid sequence MLSVFQTYLQLGFHHIFNLQAYDHLVFLLALCAPYVLQDWRRVVALVTSFTVGHSITLALATLGFVRYNAQLIELLIPITILLTCLVNLAQAGKASARPVSRRQPDFVILNLPNLLAAGFGLVHGLGFSNYLRELLGRQNRLALELLSFNLGVELGQLLIVSLILLLGFVLLRVLQVARRDWLLVTSGAALGIAVVLLLAQLR
- a CDS encoding M1 family metallopeptidase; the protein is MMKTFLWAASLAALLAGPALAQNTNSGTDKFAQLETLLPTPNSYRTASGAPGTDYWQQRADYSIRVRLDDDKQAISGDEDITYTNLSPDVLTYLWVQLDQNILDKNSITTATQTGQIQDRMPFQALDYLVRSDFDGGFKIAEVKLKGGKALPYVVNHTMMRVDLPTPLRPKQAVTFSIRWSYNINDQLKFVQRSGYEYFPEDKNYLYEIAQFYPRMAVYSDNQGWQHKQFLGNGEFALPFGDYRVSITVPADHVVGATGVLQNPTEVLSGAQRQRLEQAKTAKRPVLIVAPEEAEQAEKGRAKGTKTWTYAARNVRDFAWASSRKFIWDAMQIRQDGKPVLCMSYYPKEGNPLWGKYSTEVVAHTIKTYSKYTIPYEYPVAISVHGPVGGMEYPMICFNGGRPEKDGTYSADRKYGMISVIIHEVGHNFFPMIVNSDERQWTWMDEGLNSFVQFLSEQEWERNYPSRRGEPAKMVDYMRTAANLQNPIMTNSESVLQLGNNAYGKPATGLNILRETIMGRQLFDYAFKEYARRWAYKHPTPADFFRTMEDASGVDLDWFWRGWFYTTEHTDLVIDGVKWYTVDSKNPEIENARKRELINKAPQSISQQRNLQDIPRTLVDEKPELKDFYNSYDPLATTDADRQRYQQFVQKLTPEQQKRLSAGLHFYEVSLKNKGGLTMPVIVQMTYEDGKQEVVNIPAEIWRRNNAEVTKVFVTEKPVVSFVLDPFQQTADTDLGNNAWPQRAVPSRFELFEMQQRPQPNPMQQRNAAQQPAGTGSSSGGGTN
- a CDS encoding PH domain-containing protein, which encodes MGILDGLLGNASESDAQTIQLELSQLLAPGETVRGAYAVIRDLLVFTTKRLILVDKQGVTGKKREYVSIPYRSVERFSMETTGHFDLDAELKIWVRGQADPISKSFRNDKAIHDVYRALSEYAL